A single Ferrimicrobium sp. DNA region contains:
- a CDS encoding aspartate/glutamate racemase family protein codes for MLGGMSWESTAQYYRLANELVRARLGGLHSANLLLASLDFADIESLQMHGEWEEAGRLLAQSARELEAGGAEVFVLCTNTMHNVADQIQAALTIPLLHIADVTARAVMAAGLTTVALLGTNFTMEQDFYRERLAQHGLTVITPPPDDRAEVHRIIYDELCRGDIEDLSRQIYRNIITRLSHVGAQGVILGCTEIELLISQADSPIRVFPTTRLHVEAAVNFSLGLELCP; via the coding sequence ATGTTAGGGGGGATGAGCTGGGAGTCAACAGCGCAGTACTACCGGTTGGCCAACGAACTGGTGCGCGCCCGACTTGGGGGTCTTCATTCCGCCAACCTTCTCCTGGCCTCGCTTGACTTTGCCGATATTGAATCGCTCCAGATGCATGGGGAATGGGAGGAGGCTGGACGTCTGCTCGCGCAGTCAGCTAGAGAGCTTGAGGCGGGTGGTGCCGAGGTTTTCGTGCTTTGCACCAACACGATGCACAACGTTGCGGATCAGATTCAAGCAGCGCTCACAATCCCACTGCTGCACATAGCCGATGTCACCGCCCGAGCGGTCATGGCAGCCGGGCTCACCACAGTCGCCCTGCTCGGTACCAACTTCACCATGGAACAAGATTTTTATCGAGAACGTCTCGCCCAACATGGCCTTACCGTCATCACTCCCCCGCCAGACGACCGGGCCGAGGTGCATCGCATCATCTACGATGAACTCTGCCGCGGCGATATCGAGGATCTCTCCCGCCAGATCTATCGCAACATCATCACCCGTCTCTCTCATGTAGGAGCCCAAGGCGTCATCCTGGGCTGCACCGAGATCGAGTTGCTCATCTCCCAAGCCGATAGCCCGATTCGAGTTTTTCCGACCACTCGCCTTCACGTTGAGGCTGCAGTGAACTTCTCTCTTGGCCTCGAACTATGTCCCTAG
- a CDS encoding DUF805 domain-containing protein: MRVVPTTKDVSFKEAYLLYLLRWNDFRGRSSRQEFWKVFAINLVASFILSRVSYLVGLGGWLAMVFSLLNLIPVVALQTRRLHDAGHSGWWIVIGTAMSTLFLVLVTGVALIAYKTSGTHMMRFVPSVFLGVGLFGIAVFAIEIVVVVFDCQRGVLDNRYGPQMH; this comes from the coding sequence ATGAGAGTAGTTCCCACCACGAAAGATGTCTCATTCAAAGAGGCCTACTTGCTGTATTTGCTACGATGGAACGATTTCCGAGGCAGATCGTCGCGGCAAGAGTTCTGGAAGGTCTTCGCTATCAATCTCGTTGCGTCCTTCATTCTCTCCCGGGTGAGCTATCTGGTTGGGCTCGGCGGTTGGCTTGCGATGGTCTTTAGCCTCTTGAATCTTATCCCGGTGGTCGCGCTGCAGACGAGACGGCTCCATGATGCCGGTCACAGCGGCTGGTGGATTGTGATAGGAACCGCGATGAGCACCCTGTTTTTGGTGTTGGTGACTGGGGTGGCTCTAATTGCCTATAAAACGTCGGGAACTCACATGATGCGCTTTGTCCCCTCCGTGTTCTTGGGCGTGGGGCTCTTCGGGATTGCGGTATTTGCGATTGAGATTGTCGTCGTCGTCTTCGACTGTCAGCGTGGTGTCCTTGATAACCGTTACGGGCCACAGATGCATTGA
- a CDS encoding MoxR family ATPase, with product MDELDPQLGRIVNNLETTIIGKRSLMEFMVTAVLAQGHVLIDDVPGVGKTTVATTLARSLGLTHRRIQCTPDLLPTDITGVTIFHPGTRQFEFHPGPVFANLVIADEINRTSPRTQSALLEVMEEGQVTVDGVTHPLQPPFVVVATQNPIEYDGTFPLPESQLDRFLFRLNVGYPSIEEESDILSQSDETRSPEWVQAVITLPELLDRMQAVKRVHVSDAIRNYIARIAETTRSSPRIELGMSPRASLALYRAAQAWALLHSREYVVPDDVLTLAPFVVEHRLILSRNSGTPTVHLVDDVFKGLLQTVPIPPLAR from the coding sequence ATGGATGAGCTTGATCCGCAGTTAGGTCGTATCGTCAACAATTTGGAGACGACCATCATCGGCAAGCGCTCTCTCATGGAGTTCATGGTGACCGCCGTGCTCGCCCAGGGACATGTATTGATCGATGACGTACCCGGGGTTGGCAAAACCACCGTCGCTACGACCCTGGCGCGCAGTCTCGGCTTAACGCATCGTCGGATTCAGTGTACGCCAGACCTGCTGCCCACTGACATCACCGGGGTCACCATCTTTCATCCCGGAACCCGTCAGTTCGAGTTCCATCCGGGACCAGTCTTTGCGAACCTCGTGATCGCTGATGAGATCAACCGCACCTCACCACGAACACAAAGCGCGCTCTTGGAGGTGATGGAGGAGGGTCAAGTAACGGTCGACGGAGTGACCCATCCCCTGCAGCCACCCTTTGTGGTGGTCGCCACCCAGAATCCGATCGAGTACGACGGGACATTTCCGCTACCCGAGAGCCAGCTCGATCGTTTTCTTTTTCGACTCAACGTTGGTTATCCCAGCATCGAAGAGGAATCGGACATACTCTCCCAGTCGGACGAGACACGCTCACCAGAATGGGTCCAAGCCGTCATCACTCTACCAGAGTTACTCGACCGGATGCAGGCGGTGAAACGTGTGCATGTGTCTGACGCCATACGCAACTACATCGCGAGAATCGCCGAAACAACTCGATCCTCACCGCGAATCGAGTTGGGAATGAGCCCTCGAGCCTCCTTGGCACTCTATCGAGCGGCCCAAGCCTGGGCACTCCTACATAGTCGAGAGTATGTGGTACCCGACGACGTGCTCACGCTCGCCCCTTTCGTCGTGGAGCATCGCCTGATACTTTCACGCAACTCTGGCACGCCGACCGTTCATCTGGTAGATGACGTCTTCAAAGGGTTGCTCCAGACGGTCCCGATACCCCCACTCGCACGATGA
- a CDS encoding transglutaminase domain-containing protein yields MNRSLLLGLWATALFWPLVHSGGYPDAFVLAITPILLALTESWPHWTLRLIGWIGLLYLQLCSIWDRWASLSALGAAVHSVSRQLLILPVHRWTEISAHDGAPFVLFGVLLGWLIFRRCQHYNQVLALMVFGTVMICVDHVLWGMAAELPLASYLIVGLIILVNVHQVEIGATKINVVRRPVVNALAAIVVIAPLAIGFELPSHAPLHLGVLLTDFRATSATTGLATTGYGAGITQIDHSLLPSRAPVFVAHTNTPYYWQAATYNTFNGLSWSNKGPTSVFEHLAGGSDVPIITPYFEGSHDVLVHASIADASPHALTNLFYMGAPLKFSVTTTVHSRSGRIDVKGVRSYRLSAFEPLYTTKELANRPYSNAPRNVRDDLELPNNLSPQVSQLARRLTAGSSGPFDAAQTIKRYLDTHDRYSYQVSSSPHDVVNQFLFVDRRGYCDQFSTSFIMMMRSLGIPARWVVGYAPGTYSKKQRGYVVRQVDAHSWAQIWISGAGWVPFDPTPGFSFPEYSTASVLHRPLPAPTPPTPGIAKLGLPTPPSLNADAHLRKIPTRQGQRRTTQTTDGHVDEIGIAALALVALTALIWRRQRGRGRKNETLQLWIDIQRVSRRNFGARWGSSSPREWGQTWANHFPHDGGLVQPLVRLLELSFYSQKPLSSDEAAEAKRLWGTLRGRARRLHRSKPMVRQ; encoded by the coding sequence ATGAACAGATCGCTTCTCCTCGGCCTTTGGGCAACTGCCCTGTTCTGGCCGTTGGTTCACTCTGGAGGATACCCTGACGCGTTCGTTCTTGCCATCACCCCGATCCTGCTTGCGTTGACCGAGTCATGGCCCCATTGGACGCTCCGATTGATCGGTTGGATCGGACTTCTTTATCTTCAGCTGTGTTCCATCTGGGACCGTTGGGCCTCGTTGTCTGCTCTGGGTGCGGCCGTTCACAGCGTTAGCCGCCAACTCCTCATCCTCCCGGTTCATCGATGGACCGAGATAAGCGCTCATGACGGGGCGCCTTTCGTGTTGTTCGGAGTACTGTTAGGCTGGCTCATTTTCCGACGTTGTCAGCACTACAATCAAGTTTTGGCACTGATGGTCTTCGGCACCGTCATGATCTGCGTCGACCACGTACTCTGGGGAATGGCCGCCGAGCTGCCTCTTGCAAGCTACCTGATCGTAGGGCTCATCATCCTCGTCAATGTTCACCAGGTGGAGATCGGCGCAACCAAGATCAACGTAGTACGCAGGCCTGTGGTCAACGCGCTCGCGGCCATCGTGGTGATTGCCCCGCTAGCCATAGGCTTCGAACTCCCATCGCATGCACCGCTTCACCTAGGAGTCCTCCTCACCGATTTTCGCGCCACTAGTGCGACCACCGGTTTAGCCACGACTGGGTATGGAGCGGGCATCACCCAGATCGATCATTCACTCCTACCAAGCCGAGCTCCTGTATTTGTCGCCCACACCAACACCCCGTATTACTGGCAAGCCGCCACCTATAACACCTTTAACGGATTGAGCTGGTCGAACAAGGGCCCCACGTCGGTCTTTGAACACCTCGCTGGCGGCAGCGATGTACCGATCATCACCCCCTATTTCGAAGGAAGCCACGACGTGCTCGTGCACGCAAGCATTGCGGACGCTTCGCCGCACGCCCTAACCAATCTGTTCTACATGGGGGCGCCACTGAAGTTTTCGGTTACCACTACCGTGCATTCGAGATCGGGCCGCATTGATGTCAAGGGTGTCCGGAGTTATCGCCTGAGCGCCTTTGAGCCGCTCTACACCACCAAGGAGCTTGCGAACCGCCCCTATAGTAACGCACCTCGAAACGTGCGAGATGACCTCGAGCTGCCGAACAACCTTTCTCCACAAGTCAGCCAATTAGCCAGGCGTCTCACCGCAGGATCCAGCGGTCCATTCGATGCCGCACAGACGATCAAGAGGTACCTGGACACCCATGACCGTTACTCCTATCAGGTCAGTTCGAGTCCCCACGATGTCGTCAACCAGTTCTTGTTCGTCGACCGTCGAGGCTACTGCGATCAATTCTCAACGTCATTCATCATGATGATGCGCTCCCTCGGGATCCCTGCACGTTGGGTCGTGGGGTATGCCCCGGGTACCTATAGCAAGAAGCAGAGGGGTTATGTAGTGCGTCAGGTCGACGCCCACTCCTGGGCCCAGATCTGGATCAGCGGAGCGGGTTGGGTGCCATTTGACCCGACTCCCGGCTTCAGTTTCCCCGAATACTCGACCGCTAGTGTTCTTCACAGACCACTACCCGCACCTACCCCCCCGACGCCAGGCATCGCCAAGCTCGGCCTTCCTACACCACCATCGCTGAATGCCGATGCCCATCTCCGTAAGATTCCCACCCGGCAAGGTCAAAGGCGCACTACCCAAACCACCGACGGGCACGTAGACGAAATCGGTATCGCAGCTCTCGCCCTTGTGGCATTGACCGCACTGATCTGGCGACGACAGCGGGGTCGAGGGCGTAAGAACGAAACGTTACAACTTTGGATCGACATACAACGGGTGTCACGCCGCAATTTTGGAGCTCGTTGGGGTTCGAGCAGCCCTCGAGAATGGGGACAAACTTGGGCGAATCACTTCCCCCACGACGGTGGTCTCGTTCAGCCATTAGTGCGATTGCTGGAGCTATCCTTCTACTCCCAGAAGCCGCTATCTTCCGACGAGGCAGCCGAGGCCAAAAGACTTTGGGGCACACTGCGGGGTCGCGCACGTCGCCTCCACCGATCGAAACCTATGGTTCGCCAGTAA
- a CDS encoding DUF58 domain-containing protein, whose product MGIRFRGGVVLFSTFLSLLFALFAGGSLAWHLFDFLLVLLAIALFSQLGPLSSIVVTRGLGSGPYYAGGWLEVTLAITATRWPWLHLVMVDHTQSVRGTAKHQFVLTTIGDRVQTIRYEVTDLQRGSLEFGDIDLITSDFFGFFQRSVRIKQDAISLHIWPKIIGLSRTELKNYIWQGQQLDTRRTRQASTQLQGIREYIPGDRLSHIHWKTTARTGEFKVKHFEPENEAEFIVLLDTAPHFPANDWELAISIAASLVYQANRSQLMLRITTLDQPFDYTPLPSGQGALVRMMDFLSALTYGSTDPLDPVHHMRYRGHVLVITTNRYRAIWQGSADSIIVVGDGGITSLADWRAHLGPTRERASR is encoded by the coding sequence ATGGGCATACGGTTTCGAGGGGGTGTTGTCCTCTTCAGCACTTTTCTATCTCTCCTCTTCGCGCTTTTTGCTGGTGGCTCGCTGGCATGGCACCTCTTCGACTTTTTGCTCGTTCTGCTCGCCATCGCCCTCTTCAGTCAGCTAGGACCGCTCTCAAGCATCGTGGTCACCCGAGGGCTAGGGTCAGGGCCGTACTATGCCGGTGGTTGGCTGGAGGTAACCCTTGCAATAACGGCTACGAGATGGCCGTGGCTCCATCTCGTCATGGTCGATCACACGCAGTCTGTGCGAGGAACCGCGAAGCATCAGTTCGTCCTTACCACGATTGGTGATCGAGTGCAGACGATCAGGTATGAAGTGACAGACCTCCAGCGTGGATCGCTCGAGTTTGGGGACATCGATCTTATCACAAGCGACTTCTTTGGCTTCTTTCAACGCTCTGTCAGGATCAAACAGGACGCCATTAGTTTGCATATCTGGCCAAAGATCATTGGCCTCAGTAGGACTGAACTCAAGAACTATATATGGCAAGGGCAGCAGCTTGATACGCGTCGAACTCGCCAAGCGTCGACACAATTACAGGGCATCCGCGAGTATATCCCAGGGGATCGTCTGTCACACATCCATTGGAAAACGACAGCAAGAACAGGTGAGTTCAAGGTTAAGCATTTCGAACCAGAGAACGAGGCCGAGTTCATCGTCTTGTTGGACACCGCGCCACACTTTCCAGCCAACGACTGGGAGCTCGCCATCTCGATCGCCGCATCGCTCGTTTACCAGGCGAACCGCTCGCAGCTGATGCTACGCATCACCACGCTCGACCAGCCCTTTGATTACACCCCACTGCCCTCCGGTCAGGGTGCCTTGGTGCGCATGATGGATTTCTTAAGCGCACTGACCTACGGTAGCACCGACCCCTTGGACCCCGTTCACCATATGCGCTACCGAGGACACGTATTGGTGATCACCACCAATCGATATCGCGCTATTTGGCAAGGCAGCGCTGACTCTATCATTGTCGTCGGGGACGGAGGCATCACCAGTCTCGCGGATTGGCGAGCACATCTCGGCCCAACCAGAGAACGAGCATCGAGATGA